CTGAGGGAAGGGCTGCAAGTAGGCTCCGAGAGGAGAGAAGGACTCAGGGCTGGCTCGGACACTGGCTGGGACTCTGCTCGATGCCGACTGCCCAGCCCGGCTGGGCCTCTGACGCGCCCCCGCCTCCCACAGCCTGGCAGGGCGTGGAGCGAGACCTGCGGAGCCAGATGTCAGGCAGTGAGCGGGGCCTGGTGGAGGAGTACGTGGAGAAGGTCCCCAACCCCAGCCTGAAGAGTGAGTTGGGGGCTGATCTGGGAGGAAGGAGCccggccaggggctggggtggcagggaggCCTGCCTGTTGCCTGCTTCTGAGACAGCCAGGCAGGTGGGCTGGGTCCCAGGGCTTCCAGAGGGGGTGCAGGATGAGGGGCCCTGACCCTGCGTCTTCACTTGTGCCTACCACTGACTGCTCTGATCCTGACAGCCTTCAAGCCCATCGACCTGAGTGACCTGAAGCGCCGGAACACGCAGGACACCAAGAAGTCCTAAAGCGTGCCGtgcccctcccctggcctctgggAGATTGGGGTGCAGCTTGATGTTGGTCTCCTCCTCTCCTGTGGGCCCAGctcctgggagggggagggggcggtgctCCCGGTGGGCCACAAACCCCAGGACCAGGATGGGCATGATTGATGGCCGAGGCCTGCCCCTTCTCCTCGagccccctcctttcctctcGAGGGATCTCAAGCTGCCCCCTATCATTGGGAGGGTCTGGGCCCTGCCAGGCC
The sequence above is drawn from the Equus przewalskii isolate Varuska chromosome 10, EquPr2, whole genome shotgun sequence genome and encodes:
- the MCRIP1 gene encoding mapk-regulated corepressor-interacting protein 1 isoform X2 — encoded protein: MTSSPVSRVVYNGKRNSSPRSPPNSSEIFTPAHEENVRFIYEAWQGVERDLRSQMSGSERGLVEEYVEKVPNPSLKTFKPIDLSDLKRRNTQDTKKS